DNA sequence from the Vanrija pseudolonga chromosome 7, complete sequence genome:
TGTTGCTGTAGCTCGGGGGGCTGTGTAGCTTCGTTTTAGGATTCTGAATATGCTGTGTGATGAATGCTATCCGGTGCGATGTTGCTTGCGACCGATTGATGAGTGATTGTTGATAAGATCAAGAAAGTCGAGAAGTGTGTCTGCTGATAACTTGTTGTTCTGTGCAATCGATCAACGTCACTTCCACTCCGCCAGCACCTTCCTTGTGCCACACGCTGACTAATCCCGCTTCCGGCCTCCCAGCACAGCTTTCCCACGGTAGTCGcccccttggccttggctgCGCCACCCGGCAACGTCACTCCACCTACGCAGCGCGCTGTGCGCAATGCTGCAATGATGCAAGCCGCTGGAACAACAATCTCATCACCAACCTTCAATCACACCCATACCACACAACCATGGCAACACGCGGTGACGACTTGTTTGCaaaggccgagaagaaggcaaAGTCCTCAACAGGATGGTTtagctcgtcgagctcaaaATGGGAGGACGCCGGCGACCTCTTCCAGCAGGTAGGTGTGGAGGGGAACggcgtggacgacgacgcggcggccgaggcggagccAGCACAGCACGGCCCCCACCAGTCAATGTAAACACTGTACTTACACAAAACTCAGGCCGGAAACGCGTACAAGGTCGACGGACGCTGGACCGAGTCGGGCAAGGCgtttgagcgcgaggccgactgCCGACTCCAGGCGGGTGAGAAGAACGATGCGATGAACGCGTTCCACAACGCCGCCAAGAGCTACAAGAAGAACGACCCTGCGGGTGAGTTGAGGTCATGGAGCATTGGAATGCAAGCTCACGTCCCTAGCGGCTGTCAACGCCCTCCACGCCACCATCAAGCTCATCATTGAGGCTGGCAACTTTAGGCAGGCGGCCGACCGCGAGAAGGAGATTGCCACCATCTACGCCCAGGACGGCTACGATATtgccaaggcgcgcgacaGCTTCCAGCGCGCTGGTGACTGGTACAAGCAGGAGGACGCCAATGCGTGAGTGGAGCTGGATGTTGTGTGACATGGCCAAGCTCACCACATCAGCACCGCCAACCAGTGCTACCAgcaggcggccgagctctCGGCCGACCTGGGCGACTACCAGCGCTCGGTCGAGCTGTACACGACTGTCGCCGACTGGTCGCTCACGTCGCCCCTGACAAAGTACTCGGTCAAGGAGTACTGGCTGAGGGCGGTGCTGGCCGCCATGGCGACGGGcgacctcgtgctcgcgcagcgcctgctcgacacgtTTGCCCAGAAGGACGTCACGTTCCCGTCTACCCGCGAGGCCAAGTTTGCCAAGGAGATTGTCGACTCgtgcgaggaggccgacgtcgagcgctACACGGCCGCAGTGTACCAGTACGACCAGGTgaccaagctcgacaacTGGAAGACGAGCGTCCTGCTGCGCATCaagaaggcgctcgaggacgacgacagcggtCTCACTTAGGGGCATAGAGGATGTGGTTCGTGTTTCTTCGAGCTGCGTGCCTGTGTATTTGTAGAGGGGCATGCAGTGTTGGGCTAGAGAGGTGTGTAGGGTTGGGTCAGGAGCTGGGTTCTGATGGGATCGACCGGAGTTGTGCGTTCGTGCTCGTTAGAGAGCCAGCCTCACATGACTTCAACCCGCCACCCCAGGCTGCACCTCGTCATGCCCTATGAGATGCTGCATATGCTGTAATCTGCTCTATGATGACTTGGTgggctcggcagcgtcggccgcTGGCTCAGCGGCAGGCGCCTTCTCCACCTTttcggccttggcctcgaccttggcgtcgaccTTCTCAACCTTCTCAACCTTCTCGGCGCTCTCAACCTTCTCCTccgccttcttcgcctcgaccacctcgggctccttggcctcgggggcAGCCACGACCTTGGGCTCGTCCTCAAACTCGAGGCCCTGGCTCAAGGCCTTGACAATCTCGGCGGtggccttctcgagctcggtctcgtccttgcccttgacctGGCCCTGGAggtcggccatctcgccgcgGGCAAAGCCAAACTCGACAAACTCGTGGACGTAGGCCTtgatgccgacgccggcgatgCCGTTGCGCCGCAGGTAGCGGAGGTagaggtcgacgacctcgcgctccgtGTCGAACACCTTGATGGTGCGGCGGTGCGTCATGCGCTCAAAGTTTTCCTGGGCCTTCTTGTGGACGAAGGGCGACTTGAGCACCGTCGTGAGCTCCTTGGTGGTCGGGAGACGCGCGATGCCCGACGTCGGGATACGGAGCGACTTGGCAGTGTGTGCCGCAAACTCGGAGTagaggtcgaggttggccgggtggtgcgcgcgcagaTGGATGGTCGCGACGTGGATGCCGTGCGAGGTGGGGACGGGCTTGAGCTTGGGGAAGTTCAGAATGCCCTGATCGCTGATGAGCACAACGGGGTCGCTGTTGGCATTGGCAGCCGCGACGGACGAGCTGGGCTAGGTTAGTggtgcgcgcgagcagcgagcagctcCGCCTCGACTCACGAGGCGCGCGATGATGTTGATGCAATGGCCGaggggcgggcggtgcgggcCAGTGCACCGATGCTGCCCATGACGCGGTTTGAAGCGGCCATGGTGGGTtttgttgttattgttgttaTCGACCTCGATGCGATAGAGTTGCTCGTGACCGGCGCCTGCGTGCAAAGAAAGTCGAGCAGCAAGCAGTAGCTGCCGAACTTGGCTGCACGACTTTGCGATCGGATGATGCCGTAGTGGCCATAAATGTCCCCCCTAGTTAAACACGTGGTGGTGTTCAATATTCCATATACGGGCGGAATGTACCTATCAGGCGGTTGATCTTGCGGGTGGCGGCCGGATGGCTGCGGTGGGCTTGTGGGGAGGCGCTTACGGCTTGTGTGGGGAAAAGGCAGGAAGGCGGGGGGCGGGAAGCGTTTGAAGTGCGGCAAGTCAGGTGTTTGCCATGTCAGCCCATGTCAGGTGAGGGCACCACGCCAGCAGGACGCAGGAAAAGCAAAGTAAGTCGCAATCTCACCAGTCGCGGTTAGCGGCCATCGTTTCGCCTTTATTTGGCTTTGGGCCGAAGCAAAGGGCGGAAGGACGAGGCAGCATGACAGGACAAGGTCCAGGACAAGAGTAGACCATCAAGAGGCCAGCAAGGCCagacaaggccgccgccgtcctcgtcgtcgtacgcacggcggcacggcacTCACTGCACAGGCCCATGCTTCGTCGGACGACTTTGGACTCATTCCGCTTTTATAGCTCGATCTCGTCACCCCCCGAGCACAACCCGCCCGCACACCCCCAACACAGTAGTAGacttgtgtgtgtgtgtgcataCACACAACCACACAGTCACTCTCTCACtctagtcgtcgtcgacgccatgaGCAACGACACTCCAGCGCCCATCCCAGTGCCCCCTCCGGTGCCCCCACCACCAGAGAAGGGGCGCAAGCCGCTGTCGCCCCTCAAGCGTGTGGGCAACCGCCTCACAAAGAAGCCGCCCAAAGTACCACCCAAACCTCCACCCAAGGACAGTGCAGACTCGAGCCCAACCAGCCCCGTATCAGAGTCGCCGTCAACGCCCAGGTCACCACTGCTGTTCACCCCGCCGGCACACATTGCAGaacagctcgccgccgcccaggccaccgccgccgtccacgTCGAGAAGATTGAGACGTCCATGACCATGGTTGCTGATACCCTCGGCGGGGTGAGTTGCCAGTGACACGCTAGATTACTTGTTTTGGGGCACTAACGTACTCGGCCAGTACGACAAGCTCAATGGCATGGTATGTGGTTGTGTCTTTGTTGCCGCCGCAAGCTCACCCCCAATCCCCCAGATTGCGCTATACAACCCTTCGCTATACGTGTTCGCCACGCAGAGCTACCTGAGCATCACGCCGCTGCTCAACCAGCCGGCAAAGCTCATGTTTGCGCTGGTATTCCTCACAATCGTGGCAATGTACGATACCCggtcgtggccgtggccgtggtgcgTGTGCTGCAGTAGCTGACCGAACCGAACCGCAGGGCCGTGCCAGTGCTCGCCATTCCGATATCGTTTGTCGCACGCAATCTGGGGCACTACTACCTGTTATTCACCGCTCGCACGATCCTCCGCACTGGTctcaccgccgccccaccATATGTCAAGGGCACGCTTGTGGTCATGGTGCTGTCCGCGGCGGTGCACCTCATCCCGCCAGCCGTCTTCGACCTGCGTTACCACTTTGGCGCCCTGTGGGCCTTTTCAATCCCCGCCATTCTATTTatcacgccgacgccggttAGTCCACTCGCCGGACTGATAGCAGAGTATGGCGAAACGCACCTCCGTGCCGCGCTCGCAAAGATTGATCTCCCCTTCAAGATTATCGCCGACAGATCGACGCAGGTGGGTGGTCGGCTTGTTGTGCATGGGGCGCATCGCACGACACAGCTGACTTACCTCCAGGCGATcattgccgctgccgccatcGGCGGGTTATTGTGAGTGACCAGTGTGCGTGGGGCAGGACTGCCACTAACAAACTCAGTTACATCGGTTATCTAGGCCACATCGCCGCCTACGTTCTCACGTTTGCGCTGCTCATGGCTCAAACGCTCCAAGTCTTTGGCACACCTGAAGCCGCCGTACcccccgaggccgcgctcgagggcctccACCTCCAATTGGTCGGCTGCCACAGTCTTATCGCAATGTGGGGTTGGCGCACCATCACCTCGGCcatcgaggagctcgagatTCCTCCCTTCTTCTCGCTCAGAGGCCTCATTGTCCACTATGTCCCAACCTACTACCTCTGGATCACTCTCCTTTTCGTCGCTATGGTCGCGACCACACCTGAACATAACGAAACCGTAAGTTGTCACGCGAGGCGATATATCTGACATCACCAGCACATTACGACCTGGTATGCCCAAATCCTCACAAAGTTTTAATCCTGTTGTTCCTCCCCCTTTTTATAACACCTACCTTTTATAACACATATCACTGGGCCTATTAACACCACCACTACACCCCTTACACCAAATATACCGTGTCCTGTAACACCCCTGGAATGTCATGTCTATGCATATTGCACCGCCTACAAATTACATGCGCTCAATGGGGGTGAGCGAGAGGATCTTCATGGCCGAGTTGAGGACAGAGCGGATCTGGATGAAGAGGAACAGGCGTGCCtgtgcctcggcctcggaggcACCAGAGACCTTGATGGTCTCCCAGGCCGAACCGACGAGGTGGGACAGACGGAAGCACCAGCCAACAATCGTCGAAGGCTCACGGAACTTGAGCGCGttcttgacggcctcggggtACAGGGCAAGGTGGTAGATGATCTCGGCAATCTTGGGGTCGTTGAGGATGGAAACGTTAATCTCGTCGGCAGAGTCGACAACGTGGACATTGGGGTTCTTGCGCTGAACCGAGCAGAGACGAACGTGCGAGTACTGGATGAAAGGTCCAAAGTCGCCCTCAAACGACGTGCAACGCTTGATGTCAAAGGTGTAGTCGCCACCACGCTTGCCGGTCATGTCTTGAATCTTGACGGCAGTCGAGCCAATGATGGCCGAGGTTCCCTCGGGGTCCTCGACCTGGGCGTACTTCTGCTCGTTGCTCTTCATCTGCTCGTGCAtggcgtccttggcgtcggaCAGAATGTCGGACAGGAAGACGACGGTACCCTTACGGGTCGACATGCCGTGGACCATGCCAAAGGTGATGTGCTCAATCTTGCCAGCAGTCTCCTCGCCCATgagctcgagcgtcttgTTGAGCTGCTTGAAGTGGAACTCCTGCTGCTTGGCAGTGATGATGATGTGGTGGTCGAACTTGTAGTCGCGGTACTTGTCGTACGCGCCTCCGAGATCACGGGTGAGGTAGATGGTAGTGCCGTCGGCCTTGCGGATAATAGCCTTGTCCATCTTGAACTTTGTCAAGTCGACAAGGAGCGCACCGCGGTCCTCGCAGGTGAGGCCCTTCTCCTCGCAGATCTTGATGGCACGCTGCATCGACTCGGGCGAAACCATCGACTCGCCCCAGTAGACGTCAAAGTGGACGTTGAGGGTGGCGTACgtctccttgagcttgtcaATCGACAGCTCACGGAAGCGGCTCCACTGGGCAAGAGCCTTGGGGTCACCGTCCTCCATGGCCTTGAAGACACGCTTGGCCTGGGCGTGGATGGTGTTGTCGGCGTCAACCTTCTCGCCGGCGTTGAAGCGGGCCTTCTCAGCGTCATTGTCCTTGTTGATGGCAACGTAGACCTCGAACAGGTGGTGGATGGGatcggcgaggagcttggcctcgtctCCGTACTTGTCGAAACCAATGGACAGGAGACCGTACTGGGTTCCCCAGTCACCGAGGTAGTTGAGGCGGGTGACCTTCCAGCCCTGAGTCTCGTGCAGGTTGCAGATAACAGCGCCGATAATGGTCGAACGGAGGTGGCCAGCGTGGAAGGGCTTGGCAATGTTGGGCGACGagaagtcgacgaggaggtgcttgcccttggcctcgtcggtggTACCGTAGGCCTCAGTCTTGGCCTCGGGGTTGGCCTCAGCCGCCTTGGACATGCGGTTGACGGTTTGGAGGATGTGGTAGGTGAACGACTCCTGGCTGTGGGGTGTGTCAGCGTCGCCCGCTGCAGCAGCTCAGCACCGCGTCTCGTCAAACTTACTTGAACTGGAACATCAAGAAAGCGCCCATCTGCTTGACCTCGGAGAGGTAGTTGTCGGGCTTGAACTGTGACCGTTGTCAGTGGCACATCGCAGTGgagcccgcgcgccgcgctaTGACAGCCCGTGTTTTTTACGCACCACATCGAGGACCTTCTTGGCCCACTCGTCGGGCTTGCCCTTCTTAAAACGGGGAATAGcaacggcgaggtcggcaccCTTCTTgcccgtgtcgacgccggcaaagATCTTTTCAGGCGTCTCGTCCCatgcctcggcgacgaccttggcgacggcggccttgaaCTGCTCGATGGGGACGCGGGTGTAGTCGACCCCTGGGATCTGGGGGACAGGGGTAAGCTCGTAGGATTTTCCTGGCGCcatcgtggtggtggagtagcgggtggtggtggtggcgagagGAGGGGAGATGCGCGAGATAGTATTAGATTGGCCGGAGATTGGCGGGAGGAAAGAGGGAAGGCGCGACGCGAGGGTGGGACGACGTGCGATGCGGCCGAGCGTtaggcgagcgagcgacagACGCTGAatggtgctggcgctgaTGTGGGTTGTTTTTGAAGCGCAAGAGTGATGCGCTGTGAGTATTGTTTGTGGTTAAAAGACGAAGTTGAACGAGTCGCAGCTGTGTCGCTCGCTCTGTTCCACCTCGTCGATTTCAGGATTTCGAGTAGGACAAGGAAAGTTGGGATTGGCAGTCACGTGACTATGTCTCACCCGAGTCGGATAACGATCCCCGGAGCGGCGAGTGATGGCGATTGATTGCTGATGAGCAATGCGACTTGTGCTGACAACTCCACATCGGCAATgacaacggcgacgagcaagGCGAGCAAGACACGGGTgatcctcgtcggcgtggggtGAGTGTCGCGTGTGTGCGTGGCAGTGGCCGtgctcacacacccaggGGCGCAAGCTGCGCCGGCAAGACGTCGCTCGCGAAGCATCTGCGGAGACTGCTCTCGCCGCACGCGGTCCTGCTGCACATGGACGACTTTGCGCCGGCCTCGGAAGACGTGCCCATCTCGAAAGAGCACGGCATCCAGGACTGggacgaccccgagacgTGTATCCTGTGGcccaaggcgcgcgccgccatcgcgCAGATCAAGAAGACGGGCCACCTGCCGCCGGGGCACACGAGCAACGACCACCTCAACCAGCTGAGCGCGGTCGGcatcgagcccgaggccgaggcgtactggacggccgagctgcgccgcgtcgccgatgacagcgccgcgcgcggcgaggacatTGTGTGGGTGCTCATCGACGGCTTTGTGCTCTactacgacgccgaggtggcgtcGCTGCTGGATGTCAAGCTGTTCGTCCAGGTGCCGTACGACGTGCTCAAGGCGCGGCGGGAGAAGCGGTCGACGTATGCGCTGCAGAGTGAGTGGTGTGGCGTGGgggcggctggcgccgcgacAGCCGCCCACACGAATACCATCACGGCGCAACGCCCGCTAACACGCCCCCAGACCCCGACTCGATCGGCGAGGTGTGGACCGACCCGCCAAACTATTTCGACAACATAGTGTACCCGGGCTACCTCAAGGCCCACGCGCACCTCttcgccaacggcgacgtgGAGCACGGCGCCCTGCTCCCCGGTACGGGGATCACGGTGCTCCGGCCTGGCGAGGGCGTGCCGGGCATGACGAAGATCGTGTCGCAGGCGTGCGAGGTGCTCGTTGAGGATGTCAAGGACGGGAAGAAGGTGTTTGTCGAGGCGGCGTAGATTAGACGGAGACGGAGACCAGTACAGAAGAAGATACATAGATGCGAGTGTCTTGCAGCAGTGGAGCAGCAAGAGTCTAgtcgttgtcgctgtcggcgacgacgagcagcgacgacatgcGCCCGGCATGCAGCGCGAGTACCCTGCCGTCGACAGGCACTCTGGTCCACGCGTCGGCTCTGGgcccctcgagcccgagctgcCCAAACGCGTCTGGCGTGAGCGACTCGACCAGCAAACAGGACTTACTATCCCCGCGGGCccacacggcgccggcgtcgacgaggacgagctcgaacCCCcccccgagggcgaggtcggctacctcgtcgtcaccgtcgccgtcgtcatcccccgcctcctcctcgtccccaaccccacccccacgcaCACGCACAACCTCGACCCCACCAAGAGCGTCCAGCACGAACCCCTCCCCCGCGGCGCTGATCGCCGCGAACCGATTCCCAGGGGCGCCAGACACGCGCTCCACGCCGAGTccctcgaacgcgtcgaggacgacgaggcgcggctCCGCGCCGGAGCCAgagccgccgcgcgcgtcgaagacgagctcgaggacgtgtGCGCCagagaggaggagcacacgcgcctcgctcgctgcgagGGTCACTTCGTCGTGCAGGAAGGGATGGGACAGCCGCACGCCGTTCGTGCCGGTGTACAGGtcggggagggaggggaagCGGtgtacgccgtcgccgcctggcgTCGGTCAGCTTGCCATGCCATGCCGCGCGACTCACGCCGGAATGCCACCGCCGGGCCAAGATCCGTcgccacgacgtcgtcccATTCCACCCCCGAGGCTGCGAAGTCCGGGGGGAGGTGTATTCTCCGCTGTGAGAGCACTGCTACGGGCCGGTCGTGCGTCTTGATCACGCGCGATATTGGCCTGTCGAATGCCTTGAGCGTGCCAACGAGCGGGTCGTCGCCCCACGCTGTtattgtcggcggcgtggacgacAAGCTCGGTCTCGACGCAACAGTGCACGTCCAGTCGTGGTGCAGGATGTTGTCGGCGCGCCCGATATCCGTTGGCGTGCCCAGCGTTGGCTTGGCGCCAGTacgcgcgtcgagggcgtggcAGATGTTGTTGCCTAGCGCTATGAGCCGCGGCATGGACGATGCGTTGTTGatgtggtggtcgtcgaaagtggaggtggttCAATGACAGAAGTCAGTACCTCATCAATTGACCTTCGGCCGTTCGCTTCGCTCACGGCCTCACGCCCGCTCACGTCCGCACAACCCAAGATACATACACTCTACACTACAGTACACGGATAGTACAGGATAGTCCGAGATCGTGTGTGGATAGATATTAACCCATCGTGTGTGGCTATTAACGCAATGACTCCTACGCCAGGTCCATCGCATTAGGCTTTTCCTCAAACGGGCTGCGTAACGAGCCCTTCTGGTTGTCCTCGGTGgtggcagcaggcagcgccgTCATTGCCAGCGCGCCTATTCTGCCCTTTCGCGCCTGTCTAGGCCGCTTGATCACGACGTGGCCGTCGCGGTCGCTATCGCTGtcccagctcgagctcgagtgACCGCTTGCCTTGGTCGCGGCTGGCTCGAacgccgagccgaggccgaggtggttgaacgccgcggcgggcggggcgagcgacTCGGTCGCTTctccgcgtcgcgcgcgttcGTCGCCGCGTGTTCGGCCAGACGTGGGCTCGTACGAATGTGAGCGGAGCAtcctcggcaccgccgtGTCGGGAGCTGATGCGCGGCGCTTGGCTGGCGAATGGGcaggcgatggcgatgaaACCGTCACCATGCCGTTGAAGGACGAGATGGTCGGGGTGCGTGGTGAGGGGTTGTCACCGCCAGTGATAGTTGGCACtgcctgcgcctcgagctctgcctcgaggtcgctggCCGTGAAGCTGCGCCCGCGCTGCAGGAGCGATGGACGGCGACTTCCGCGCTCGCTTCGTGATGAGTTGCGCGAGAGGGATCGGGGCCCGCCGagtccgagcccgagcccaagAGCCGACGGCTCAGCCGTCATCGGCGAGAGCGTAAACGACCCTCCTCGGCTTAATGGCGGGGTCTCCGCACCCGTGCCCAACTGCGGGCTGCCCGACGGAGGACCCAACGACGCGGTCCGCGCAAGCCCGACCGTCTCCTTTGCCGTGTTCTGCAACGTCGTAGATAACCTCAACACCCTGCCCGTCTTCTCGCTGGGCGTGTCcgagtcctcgtcgtcgagaaAGTCCATGCTGCTGACGCGCTTGACACCTGGGCGGGCGAGCCGTTCCTTACGCGTGAGCTTTCGCTCTGCCACCTCGGCACCCAGACGCGTATCGGCCAACGCGAGCACAGCAAGCTTTGCACGCGTCTCGGTAAATGAGTGGTGCCATGATTTCAATGAGAACGTGcgaacggcgtcgtcgcAGGGTGCAACAACGGCATCGTTGTCGACTGTCGAGGCGGAAGAGTTGGACGTGGCGGGAGAAGGCAGCAGGGGAGCAGTGGTCAACGCGGCAACGGCCAGGACAGGGCGGGAATCGGCGCTGCCGATCGACTCTGTATCAGTGGAGCCCGCTGCCGACTCGTCCGCGTCCATGCTGCTATCCGAGGGGGATagcgacgccgaggtacGACTCCGACGGGTCTGACGTGAGCTAGTTGCGATTGGCGCGTCGACAAGGACGGGGCGTTCCTGAGACTGAGGAGGTGGGCGGCTGCTCTTTGTGCTCCGAGGGTTTGTCCCACGCGAAAAGGAGCGCAGCACGAGGcgtgcgagctcgtcgagaacTTCTGGCGTCGGCATGGCTCCTGGTGGAAAGTGGAGTGCGTctggtgggcgggcgaggatCTGCAGCAGAAGCGTGGTCAGCGCGTGGTCTTGGGACTTGCTCAACTCGATCAGGTTGTGGGAGTGGAGGTAGGAGGTAggtagcggcggcgtcgagcgcctcagCGCACCGCCTCacacgcctcgcgcctcacacacaccacccccacccccacccacgaTCGGTGACTAGCCGCCGTACTCACcgtctcgagcacctcgacctcgtccgccGTCCAGTTGTCGCGATTAGCAATGTCGTCCGGGCTGGGTGTGAGGACTGCGAGGCCCGACACGTCCGGCGTGAGGGGTTCCGGGGTCGCATTTGCGAATGCAAGCGAGCGGGGGATACCGAGTGcctgggtgtggtgtgagcggctGCGGGTTGGGGAGTGTggagcggcgtcgacgagaatAGCGAGCGGGGTGTGAAGTCCGAGTTGCCACCGCTACTTACCAG
Encoded proteins:
- the SEC17 gene encoding Vesicular-fusion protein SEC17, with the protein product MATRGDDLFAKAEKKAKSSTGWFSSSSSKWEDAGDLFQQAGNAYKVDGRWTESGKAFEREADCRLQAGEKNDAMNAFHNAAKSYKKNDPAAAVNALHATIKLIIEAGNFRQAADREKEIATIYAQDGYDIAKARDSFQRAGDWYKQEDANATANQCYQQAAELSADLGDYQRSVELYTTVADWSLTSPLTKYSVKEYWLRAVLAAMATGDLVLAQRLLDTFAQKDVTFPSTREAKFAKEIVDSCEEADVERYTAAVYQYDQVTKLDNWKTSVLLRIKKALEDDDSGLT
- the RSM10 gene encoding 37S ribosomal protein S10, mitochondrial, whose product is MAASNRVMGSIGALARTARPSAIASTSSRASSSVAAANANSDPVVLISDQGILNFPKLKPVPTSHGIHVATIHLRAHHPANLDLYSEFAAHTAKSLRIPTSGIARLPTTKELTTVLKSPFVHKKAQENFERMTHRRTIKVFDTEREVVDLYLRYLRRNGIAGVGIKAYVHEFVEFGFARGEMADLQGQVKGKDETELEKATAEIVKALSQGLEFEDEPKVVAAPEAKEPEVVEAKKAEEKVESAEKVEKVEKVDAKVEAKAEKVEKAPAAEPAADAAEPTKSS
- the mrs1 gene encoding putative arginine--tRNA ligase, cytoplasmic gives rise to the protein MAPGKSYELTPVPQIPGVDYTRVPIEQFKAAVAKVVAEAWDETPEKIFAGVDTGKKGADLAVAIPRFKKGKPDEWAKKVLDVFKPDNYLSEVKQMGAFLMFQFNQESFTYHILQTVNRMSKAAEANPEAKTEAYGTTDEAKGKHLLVDFSSPNIAKPFHAGHLRSTIIGAVICNLHETQGWKVTRLNYLGDWGTQYGLLSIGFDKYGDEAKLLADPIHHLFEVYVAINKDNDAEKARFNAGEKVDADNTIHAQAKRVFKAMEDGDPKALAQWSRFRELSIDKLKETYATLNVHFDVYWGESMVSPESMQRAIKICEEKGLTCEDRGALLVDLTKFKMDKAIIRKADGTTIYLTRDLGGAYDKYRDYKFDHHIIITAKQQEFHFKQLNKTLELMGEETAGKIEHITFGMVHGMSTRKGTVVFLSDILSDAKDAMHEQMKSNEQKYAQVEDPEGTSAIIGSTAVKIQDMTGKRGGDYTFDIKRCTSFEGDFGPFIQYSHVRLCSVQRKNPNVHVVDSADEINVSILNDPKIAEIIYHLALYPEAVKNALKFREPSTIVGWCFRLSHLVGSAWETIKVSGASEAEAQARLFLFIQIRSVLNSAMKILSLTPIERM
- the NRK1 gene encoding Nicotinamide riboside kinase; this translates as MTTATSKASKTRVILVGVGGASCAGKTSLAKHLRRLLSPHAVLLHMDDFAPASEDVPISKEHGIQDWDDPETCILWPKARAAIAQIKKTGHLPPGHTSNDHLNQLSAVGIEPEAEAYWTAELRRVADDSAARGEDIVWVLIDGFVLYYDAEVASLLDVKLFVQVPYDVLKARREKRSTYALQNPDSIGEVWTDPPNYFDNIVYPGYLKAHAHLFANGDVEHGALLPGTGITVLRPGEGVPGMTKIVSQACEVLVEDVKDGKKVFVEAA